In the genome of Rhizobium etli 8C-3, one region contains:
- a CDS encoding response regulator transcription factor, with product MTDVRETAIVIDDDPAIREALGSLLRSVGFDVKLLSSVDDFLKSERPHGPTCLVLDVRLPGQSGLEFQRELSRRNIQLPIVFITGHGDIPMSVQAMKGGAIEFLTKPFREQDLLDAVHVGLARDRAWIENEKALATLRANFESLTPREREVMALVVIGRLNKQIAADLGVSEITVKVHRSQVMQKMRAKSLPELALMADKLKLGPGKPQGS from the coding sequence ATGACGGATGTGCGAGAAACCGCCATCGTCATCGATGATGATCCGGCGATCCGCGAGGCGCTCGGCAGCCTGCTGCGATCCGTCGGTTTTGACGTGAAGCTCCTTTCCTCTGTGGACGACTTCCTCAAGTCCGAACGACCGCACGGGCCGACCTGCCTCGTGCTGGATGTCCGGCTGCCGGGACAAAGCGGTCTTGAATTTCAACGAGAGTTGTCGCGGAGAAACATTCAGCTCCCGATCGTCTTCATCACCGGGCATGGCGACATTCCCATGTCCGTGCAAGCGATGAAAGGGGGGGCGATTGAGTTCTTGACGAAACCGTTCCGCGAGCAGGATCTACTCGATGCCGTTCATGTGGGTCTGGCGCGCGACCGTGCTTGGATTGAGAATGAAAAAGCGTTGGCGACCTTGCGTGCGAATTTTGAGAGCCTGACCCCACGGGAGCGCGAGGTGATGGCTTTGGTGGTGATCGGACGGCTGAACAAACAGATTGCCGCCGATCTAGGCGTGAGCGAAATTACGGTAAAGGTACATCGTAGCCAGGTTATGCAGAAGATGCGTGCCAAGTCCCTGCCCGAACTCGCCCTCATGGCGGACAAGCTGAAGCTGGGGCCAGGAAAGCCGCAGGGCTCCTAG